The Aedes aegypti strain LVP_AGWG chromosome 1, AaegL5.0 Primary Assembly, whole genome shotgun sequence sequence ttcgagctgcgcgtaaaatgcgtccttgtcatcatcagcgcttccggagtgtgggctatgcccgttgattatgctgaagttaaagaatcggcctttgattcttaacttgcacattcgctcattgatcggccaccacccgatcacgcgcctttacATATCACCCATTACTATGATAGCTGTtaccagctcgcgtgtgttgccgcagctctggtagatggtcgATGTCGAAACCGCAGATCTTCAGTatatcggagagtatgcgtgtgctttcGATGAAGTttagagatttgcagttccacgtaccaagtttccaatcgctagtccatttccgttgctgtggtctttgccgtttgttccggtccgtattctctcggtgacattcctgtgctgatgtgtttttacggttggcttgcagggcctgacaccaaccccctagatttccggaggaccattccccctaaatgttcggagggccatagtgcgcagtttagctcagagtccttctctggcactcggacgatgatcagccacccctgacatggggaacagacgctgttgtgagccgctcctgacatatagtacagacgctcaaggtttgcagaagcaaaagcaaaccccccttctctgtcagcatacgaccaaagttcccaccgggggttggttacccggtcttccccaaggttactcgtaccccgaccagtaccacgaggaggtagggataggagttgctgggcaagaggctaaggaccgcacaaagagGTGTATTtcattcctgcaggtacgcgaggtaccaatggtacgccatgctcaACCATTTACCGTTAATTTGGACCTAAGTCCAAAATTATCCCCGAATTTGAAATTGTCAATGCATGaattaaaaatataactcatttattaattttcctaaaaatttcatcgaaatcgatcgaacgatTGCGTAGTTGCCGAATTTGGAAACTTCGATGTCGGCACCCAGTACTGTAAAGATTTATCAATAACTGCGCCGCATTACACTCTTCagtgcgtttttttttgtgaaacgcCATGAACATTGTCCTTCGATTCATATTAAAAAACAAACTTCCCTAAAGTTCAAGCATTGCAGtattataatcgaaagagagcgagagaggagaaaACTTCTCATTGTTACATAGATCCATTTGAAAAGATACGCGAGAATTAATGGAGCTCTAGAGCTACCACGAAAAAGAAAGGACAAAGAACACCTCTAAGCATTCTTCTACGAAATTCCATAGaaagaaaatgtttgtttctatGTTTCTGTGATCTGGGAGAAATCTGTAGATTCTGAGGTAATTGCTGTTGTTAATCgtgaaagaattccagaaaacaTGTCTTGAATAATATCTGTAGGATTCTTAGGCATGTTATCTAAAGATGTGGGTAATAAGAGCATTTACTCCACTCCAGATCAGTacatttaaggcgaagtaggccgtcattgaaatttgtacgcgtcgttgatgattgttgctaattcatctcacgatttcgaatcaatgaAAATCAGTTAGATTGCACTGACagtgctgaaaaagtatcagcatactttatgcatgtaagcacgtacagtgatactttttcaagttaatataaactatcaagactgagttttatcactttgaaatgcaagctgaaaagtcatcattgttgccaaaacgaatgacgggttaCTTAGCCTTAAGTAGTCTTTTAAGgcgaagatgcatcgaagccatacTTCGAATTTTTAAGAGCCTAAATCTAGAGTACCTGACGAACGttcgcgctgaaaatttgatcaattggtcaccaccaggcattgcagtatggaccaatgcacgagtttactaatttgacgtttgagcggtgccgaattcactcgttgccatggtcacgtaaataacacggcaccgctcaaacgtcagatagtggactcgtgcatcagtccattcgctctcatttgattttgaagcacgatcaaagcaagtgaagaaaaacatcccatctgttgcggtctatGATCTAAAATGTAccacaagttgtaacaagtctgataaataggagcagcgaacaagagccccaaagagagagcgatgataaaatttatttttctcgcttgtttccCGTTAGGGGTTGGTGTTTTACTTTAGTGGCACGATGAACAATCCCCGAACTTCCGATAGCAaaagtgtcccccaggtttggagtttgtttagaggggttttatcatgcactgctatcccccgatctgatcaaagttgtagcagtatatgATTAACAGTCTCTCAAAATGTGCTGCATGTTATGATAGCGATAcgcgagagattctctcaattttctcaggattcaatccctggtcacCACCAATGAGTGACCAGTAAGACAGATTTCCAGCACAAACGGTTgtatggttctctagatttgtgctctcgaaaattcgaggtttggcttcgatgtatCTTTACCTTATATCTAAGTTAAAACTAGTTCTTGAAATATTACGTCATGATCAAAGGCCAAATTTTGATTCTACCAGTTGATAATAAGTTTTCAGTAATTATTCGATGCGCCTGCGAGAACAAACGAAGCTTTAATTTGCAAAAGCTATTCCGCCCTTTCCATACGTAATCTAATATTGCCTAAAACATCAAACTCAACTTACCCTTTGCGTATCCTGGAACGCCTTAAACAGCAACCGCACCAGAAGATGAATCGCACCATGTTCCCGCAATGGTGCTGCATTGGATGGGCAGAGCGCCAGATTACGAATCAGTCCGATGACGGCCTTGATCAGTGGCCAACGGGACGGTGGATTAAGTAGCTTCACAATCACTGGCAATCCGTAGCCATTGCGAACGATGTTCTGCGCCGATTCGGACTCCGGATGGCGCGAAGTTAGGTGACGCAGAGCGCAAACGGCTGGCTCCGTAATTTCTTCGCGATCGCCCGCATTGATGATGGTACCGACCAGAGCCTCAACGCCGCCAACTTGACATACCGTGACCTTATTGCGTTGGTTGTTGCACGTCAGATTGGACAGGATGCCGGCAGCACAAGTGACAACGTTCACATCCGACGAGCCCAAAACTGTGACCAAGCCAGAGAGAAGCGTTTCTAAACCGTCAACCTTTGTGGCGGCATCGGAAAGGTTACGCAACGTCCAGAGGCAGTTCTGAACGAGACGCTGTGATGGATTTCCTAAATGCATGGCCAAGGCTTGCATGCCACCAGCCTCAACGATGGCTGGCTTGTTGCTCGAACAAACGGACAAGACCTTCAGCACACGGGAGGTCGTCCAAAGAAGCTTCTCATAGTCATATGAGCGCATAATGCGAACCAATTCACTTGGTCCAGTGGAAGCAAGGATAATAAGTTTGCTTTCTTGATTTCCGTAGGCAAGAATCTGCAGACAATCCGTAACAATAGCCAGGAATTTAACATTGTTGCGCTGCAACAAAGCTACCATTTTCTGTAAGCCACCAGCCAAACGGACTGCCATTTTGCTGCCATCTTGATGGAGCAGTAAATTGTGAAGCGTTGTGATTGCATAGAACAGCACAGATTCAACCGGCGACGATAGCAGCTTAACGAGTGCtgggattccaccagatttGAAAATTGCTAGCAAACCTTGCCGATGGTGCGACAAATTGTGCAACGTCCCTACAGCTCCTTTAGTGGTCTCTAGATCATTGCTCTGGGACAAAGCACGAACCAAAGCTGCGACCATCTGTGGGCTGTTCATAATAGCGTGACGTGAAGCTTCCTTCTTTGACAACTGGTGCACCATCATGGCAGCCTGGGAAACCACAACCTGATCTTCATCGTTCAAGAGCTTGATCAACTCTGGAATAGCTCGAGTAGCCAGATCAGCATCGTCCTGATAGTTAATCAAGTTGACAACGGCATGCTTAAGCATCTGCGACGGTTCGGACAATCGCTGTACCGCTGTCGGTTGTTGTGGGTCGAATTGTGTTGACGGAATTTCGATACCCTCTTCGAGGGTTTCCGGGAACATGGCGGCTCGAACACGCTGGGAACGTGTCTGGCTGAGCTGCTGATTCATGTCGTCCACCTGATCTTGGGTGAAGTTCTGCGAGAAACCTTGATCCATGTCGAACATCAGCGGGTCGTCTTCCATGTCGTCATCTTTGCCACTGAGCGATGGCACCTGCGTGACCGCACCCGAATGGATGCCGGAATCACCCAAGTACGAGTTCTGTTGCCACATCAGCGTTTGCTCCTTCGCCGAGGGCATCGGCATATCCGATGAATTGTAGGGGTTGTGGGACACTGTTGAATGGAAGAAGAAAAGAAGGAGAATTAATAATTGATGGCGGTATGGAGACTACTTTGGGGGGCTGGTGTTTCATTCTAGGATATGCAAAAGGGAGGTCACCACGTGCGAAAACAATACACATTTATAAATGAATCACGCAGCTGCGACACTTGGTATCAATTTGCTTTGAAGAACAAAAGTGCTGTGAACTAGAGCAAGTACTGATATTCTCGGAAATTGTTAGATTctagtggatttttttttatcgttatTTCTTGTTTTATGCAAGAATGGATAATATACTATCTTTAAAAAGATATGACTGACGTATTCGATTCAAAGTAAacttaatttaattaatttaaatgtCCAGTATCCCCCACATTTTCTACGACTTaacataaagaaatttctccaaggacttGTTCAGGAATCCCCTAGAGATTCTTCTATGAATATAGCAAGGAAGTCCTCAATTAATTCAGCCAGTAATATATTTAAGGATATCTAGGAACTTACCCaaagatttgttacaaaatttcttcaaagattcttcaaaaatgtcttGAGTAATTTGTTGAAGGGAAAATGCttcttggaatttcttcaacttaTCTTTCACGGAATGCCTTAAGATTTACTTCAAGCATTCTTGTtctggatgttttttttttaattttcaatcggGATTTTTTCTGAGGATAGCCGCAGCAAAAatctcagggattcctccatcttgttcttcagagattcttccagaaattttccaagaaattcatcaataaatccATTATTCTTTAACATTAATAAGTTAATGAAGTTTATAAAAAGTCAATACTAAAGACGCATTGGTTAAAAAATGCTTGGGTAAACCTGGGTCACAAGATCCAAAACTACATTTTCAAACTAGTTTTGTTAATTTTTGATTGCGTAGTAGAATATGCATTAAAACATATAACAGGAGTTTTGCGTTGAACAAGGTATAGGATAGTTACGGGCTTAAGGGCTAGATCTCATGTTTATCGCGTATGCTCTTTCTAACACATACCTAATCCTGAAGTTGTtcctcaataaaaaaaactaagggTGAAAGATCAAAGAATTCGACATCCCATTCAATATGCATTATTTCCTTTACCATGATTGCATAGAAATCAATTCAGCTCACATTTTCCACAAAGTTTTTTCATGTGAACTGCTTACCCCGAACCAAGGGGTTGAAGAGAAGAagtattctgattttttttttcgttcgccAAGAAAGGGGTTGCCATGTAAATGTACACCGCACTTAAGTACCCGTGGAAAATAAGGTGTCGAATGGCTTCATTTCCAGTAGCAGGTGCCCGGCTGCAATTCATGTAGCAATAGTTAAAAGTGGAAGCAAAATCGCAGTTGTAGCTGAACGAAGGTAGTTCCTGGCCAAACGGGCATGACCTTGTTAATTAGCAAATTTCGCTGAGGCATTTAATTATTCATGGAAATTGTTGCACCTCAGGGTACTTTGCTGGTGGAAACACACTATTAGTTTCACCTTTTTCCCTGATGAGAATGTTAGTACGCGTAGGGCTAAAAAACGTTACAAAaggattttaaattaatttcactCCCATTTAAACGTGCAAATGTTCATTGTTAAACGAAGAGATTGTAATCCCTACCCCGGAACCGCCGACAACAATCCACCTTCGCAATCAACACGACCGTTTCTCACCCCTCCATGCCTATGGCAATATCGTAGTACGAAGCAGTCGTCGTCACCAGAGCCTGTAATTACGAAATACACTCGTATTTCGCTTTGAAGTCCGTGTTACTGAGAAACCCTTATTGCTTTCATAATgaatgaatgcgaaaatgtggtGCGGCTTTAGTTGATTCCGTTCGATGGATATGAATTGAGCAGATGGACTGGTGCCAAAGGGTTGCGTAATGTATACCATCCTTGTAGATTCGAAATCGAACTATGGTTACTCTCGCTTTGAGTTTTTAGTTTCAACGTTATCTTGGATATGTGGACTTTCAAAcgatgcacaatggtcgggcttcATATAAAagagcggccaaaactaccaaaacacttttttgagttgtttatggtttttatcattttaaaatatacctcatgtattatattattatgattcctaattgaaattgaattgaaatttaaattcctTTGACTTATATGCCGTCGAACTGacagaagtcaaaaaattgaaaaatgtaacaataaaatgaAGTACAAAACTCATATTTAGGATTGCAATATTCTcaaagttacgcactatctgaaagcttatggttcaacacttttatcgagcatgaggatggaaacaaatatttggttgaagcttTAACACTGTTCAATATTAAACTTTagtattttgatgattttgaacatgaaaaacaactcttgtcgcatCATGTCGctgccatttcgaatattgcactttaaaatgcatccttagatcttacaacaaacgtttaaattttttgcagaaatttgctgatttgcaagttagagctagttgaataattcaatattttcatacattttgacgatatttttcatacaaagttgatataaaacatatttaaccactcttcatacatattttgatcaaactcgttaaaatacaaacaaaatttgtgcttttagccaaatttgattgcatttctaaaataaaacaactttttaaaaaaagttacgtaatatgtgaataaccccttctgaaacaataaaaacgccaaataacatatttagattacatatttcatcgattaaggcgataaaactagttatggccaaacttcgttttttccgaccattgtgcgatGGTTAGCTCTACTGGAGACATACCAACTATTTATTTGATCTCTGGGCAAATAATAGCACATACGTGTTTGATCCTCAAGGTTTACCAAACAAATCGCATCAGACTACGTTTATACTTGGGTTTTCTGTTCATCATTTGCAGAATTCCTTTTTTTAACATATGAAATATATGGTTGCAGATAGAGATAGAGACAGGCCTAGTGATTTTGATACTGTGAAGGTTTTTGCAAAAGATCCTTCAAAAATACTTCACGAGGTTTAGTAAATATTCACGAAATGGATATATCCATCTTCAAATACTCACAGTTCGTAGGCAGCTTGATATTTATTCCAAGCTATGGTACAAATGCTTCCACGAAAAATTTAAAGGTGAATCTCTCaattcacaactttcttccaaaTCGGTTTTGGAGCTGTCGCTGAACGATATGAAATGgcgttttttttccagaatgtgtATTTTCTCGACAGGGTACTAAAAAGGCGTTCAAAATTGTATCGTAATGAGAGCTAAATTCGATGCATTACATCAATATTTGAGCATCAAATGAAAGCAGCTTCTTGGCCAGAATCTTCAATTCATGTTAGAAAGCACCAGTTGTAATCAATGTTTGCAAATTTGCTGGATTTATGCCAAAGATCTTGAACTTCAATATGGGAGTCAAGGAAACCATCGCGATGAAGGAGACAGTCGTGAACTTCTACACAAACACAAATAGAAAAGGCACACATTTTAATGGCTTAAAAGTAATCATAAATGTATCTATTGATGCGAAAGATATGAATGACGAAGATGAAATTTACGAATAAATTAATTATTGGATTATGTTTTCTagaaacagtttcaaataattGTTTGAATATTCTAAATTAGAGTTCTcattctctgaatggtaaagatgATGAGCTGTGTTTTTTTACAACAAGTTTTATACTCATTCGTAtgagtataaaacatcaactctttgtcgctaggacgtggccagagcaactctctaCTGTTGAACTCTAATTGATTGACAAGAAGGAATCAAACCTCACTGAATGGTACAGAACATGACACATACCATGTGCTCAACAAAACATTTCTAGAAAGCTTATTATTCTTCCTCTATAagcaaattcattgaaaatataatattgaaCAGAATAATTGttcaaataatgaaaatacaattttgaaacaattaacACTTCGGATTTTCACAAGGACATTCGACCATCTACCAAAAAACAGATTGAGCCGTCGAAAACTCAATGTTGGCTCAAAACCTGAATTGTTCTGCAATTCGGGTTGCTCCGGGGCATTTCTGGGTGACCAAAACAAACCTGAGTGGTCATTTAATCATTATTGTTTGATATGGGTGGCATCcttaaaaaataagaaaaattgaGCAATTCAATGCTTAGTTCTAGttcaaaacttgattttttaccACAATACGGTATTAAAAATCATGAACATTGTGTCCTAAAATGCGTACTTTTGATACTAAAACTGAATGTTCTCATGATACGGGTTTTCCGATGAGCAAGAAGGATCATAATAACTATTTGATTATCATAAGGTCTCAAAAGGGACCTTTTACAGATGTTGTGTATTCCCAGTAGACACTATGATCAAATCCGGATCATCCGGAACATTTCTGTAACCAAATAGAACCGAAATCGGTCAGgaaaccaacagatgtagcttgagagtagcataccatcttcaatgtacaatttcaaactctgtaatgtcaataacggcgtcggccacgtccttacggtcatcgggaaaaggaaggaatgttagtgtgacatccattgctactagagaccgagatcacctctgcatctcgaTGATTTTCACAAGAAGGAGTgttgttagtgggagggatcAAAAGCTACATTATCAGGATTCCCCTTGAtgagtgatgcgattcatgtagcctcaaattaaaacaaaatatctaCCAGTGCGTCAACAATTTTAATATCGaactactaaaaaaatattttagtaaTTGCGACAAATAAATTAAAGAATATGGACgcgtaattatttttttttttataaaacaggtcttatgccgacacttacagtgacgaaccatccatagtctgtttaacaaataaatgaaacattgccacgatacaaatttgtgtttttacaagcatgaaacgaactcaccagttggtaatccatccctCAACGGAAGTCACAAATTCGGGATCAACAGGCAAATGCTGGGAGCCGAAACACAAAATCGATGATCCAAAAATCTTCTAAAATCCAAGCAACTTGCAAAAATCAGAAATCTTGAAACTTGAATACTATTAGCGCATTTGATCGATTCTTGAAATCATCCAAAATTTTCTCTCTTCATGTGGCTCAGTTATGGATTGAAGAGAAATTAAAGAAAGAGATCCATTCATTGTTAGATATATCCTTTTGAAAATTTACGCGAGAAATCATTAAATTTGTGGACATCACATTCGACATTACTTGTATGACAGgatagaaactttttttttttgactcgcACTTTCTGCTGTTTGTATTTCCCCTCGATGTAAGAATGGAATTGTCTCTTAGCGAGTGCATATGAAAAGTGTTTCGACATACTGTGGTCTACCGTAAGCATCAATTTCTTTGATTTCAATGCATatgttattatgcaaaaatgaCAACCAGTTGCAAATGATAGACCATGGCGACATTTGATGATAACATAATTTCCTGGGTTGGATATTGCCACAGCATAGTAAACCGCAAAGCATGATGAATTAATAATAAGCCCCCAACATAAATTGCTTAATTTAGTGTGACTGTTGGAATGAAATATGTGCCAAGTATTTGTAATTCCTAGCAAACAACTTTCAACATCTACATGTAGTTACTTACACAGATTGAAACCTTATAAGCAGCAAAATGTAAAACACCGACGTAAAGATATCAAGAACAAACCTCATTTAAATTTTTGCTTTTGAATTTCATGAGGCGCAAAATGAGAGAACAATCGTTTCTCATCAATGCACTTGGCATAAACGACGGTACCGCATTCTGTCTTCGACTCCGAGTTCGATATACGAAAGGAGACATCTCCCGTGCCATCCATTGCAAGGAAAAGACAGATTGCGACAGGCAAACACACTTGTATGTGCCTTCAATCGGAAATGTAAAGAGCGACACAAACAAGTTAAGTAGGATAAGGACCAAGGATAAGAAGATAAATCTTTTCTTTCCATCTTCGATGCCGGGTTGGGGTGGGATGGCTTGGGGTTTCCTGTATATGCCAATGAAATAGAAGTGTATATAGAGTTTTTGTGGCGTAGATTTGTTGACCAAATCGCATCGTGGGAATCACCCTTGGGAGCATCTCCCCTTTTCATAAGCTCCTTGTTATTAAATTATATCCTTTCCATTCAATAGAAGACCTCAGGCCTAGAGCTCTTAGCAGAAAATAAAGAAAGAACAAACCATCTTACAGTTTCGCCAGCAGGACGTCTGTTTCACGAAGCGTTTAATCGTAGCCAAATAACAACAGCTCTCCACAATGAGGATGTCCCTCTCCTGGACTGTTTGTGGTTCTTGACTTTTTCGGCGAATTCGACTGAAATGGGGGAGGGTGAGCTAATTCTCGTTATAATGTTTGGCTTTTCGCGTCTCATTGATGTTGTTAAGGCCAAGGAGCTTCTTGAGACGTTCGTATCTTTACCGGCAAATAATGGAAACGACCGGAA is a genomic window containing:
- the LOC5576477 gene encoding armadillo segment polarity protein isoform X5 is translated as MSYQMPQNRTMSHNPYNSSDMPMPSAKEQTLMWQQNSYLGDSGIHSGAVTQVPSLSGKDDDMEDDPLMFDMDQGFSQNFTQDQVDDMNQQLSQTRSQRVRAAMFPETLEEGIEIPSTQFDPQQPTAVQRLSEPSQMLKHAVVNLINYQDDADLATRAIPELIKLLNDEDQVVVSQAAMMVHQLSKKEASRHAIMNSPQMVAALVRALSQSNDLETTKGAVGTLHNLSHHRQGLLAIFKSGGIPALVKLLSSPVESVLFYAITTLHNLLLHQDGSKMAVRLAGGLQKMVALLQRNNVKFLAIVTDCLQILAYGNQESKLIILASTGPSELVRIMRSYDYEKLLWTTSRVLKVLSVCSSNKPAIVEAGGMQALAMHLGNPSQRLVQNCLWTLRNLSDAATKVDGLETLLSGLVTVLGSSDVNVVTCAAGILSNLTCNNQRNKVTVCQVGGVEALVGTIINAGDREEITEPAVCALRHLTSRHPESESAQNIVRNGYGLPVIVKLLNPPSRWPLIKAVIGLIRNLALCPSNAAPLREHGAIHLLVRLLFKAFQDTQRQRSSVATNGSQPPGAYADGVRMEEIVEGTVGALHILSKEELNRQLIRQQNVISIFVQLLFYNDIENIQRVAAGVLCELAVDKEVAEMIEAEGATAPLTELLNSANEGVATYAAAVLFKMSEDKSMDYKKRFSSELTTLPVFRDDTMWNNGELGIGPDLQDILSPDQAYEGLYGQGPPSVHSSHGGRAFQQAKPA